In Elusimicrobiota bacterium, the following are encoded in one genomic region:
- a CDS encoding UUP1 family membrane protein translates to MTTKNNIFSGKGYSITLILLTILPLLLVLYKIIFLGYTFSSIIPQIKYSVDIIMTLQGYGEDVDVKTYLPQNDSRQSISDELNNSAGFTLELLNDTSGRVARWNGNRVSGNRQVGYSFVAQSESVVYKIEDDVTISRVYPSSFNEYLGSTTVIQLDDPVINSIFKDTVPKTENMKQTLKSIFDYVSSLKSVPFKGVTDAVTAAKLGEASCNGKSRLFIALARKAGIPARLVGGIIMENGTKRTSHQWVETYINGYWVPFDALNNHFAELPKNYLVLYRGDEMLFKHDANINFGYSYKIREQLLSRTDFVAGLGEQKLNAYDVWAAFTQVGIPISLLKIIIMLPLGAFIIVVFRNVIGFETFGTFLPALIAAASRETGFFWGISGFILIIFIVSLVHHPLEKLGVLHTPKMGILMVCVVTAMFALTVLGVKLKFFALSYVSLFPIAVLTITAERFAILQIEEGTKKAFKIMGMTVIVVWFCYLAMNSLAMESLFLSFPELLLWMVVLNLWLGRWVGIRLSEVKRFRWLVEK, encoded by the coding sequence ATGACAACCAAAAACAATATTTTTTCGGGTAAAGGTTATTCAATAACGCTGATTTTACTCACAATATTACCGTTATTATTGGTGTTATACAAAATCATTTTCCTTGGTTACACATTCTCAAGTATTATCCCGCAGATAAAATACAGTGTTGATATTATTATGACACTCCAAGGTTATGGTGAAGACGTAGATGTAAAAACATACCTTCCGCAAAATGATTCCCGCCAGTCTATTAGTGACGAACTCAACAATTCTGCGGGATTTACGCTTGAACTTTTGAACGACACCAGCGGGCGCGTAGCAAGATGGAACGGTAATAGAGTTAGCGGTAACCGTCAAGTAGGATACTCGTTTGTGGCTCAATCAGAATCCGTAGTGTATAAAATTGAAGACGATGTCACGATTTCGCGTGTATACCCCTCAAGTTTTAATGAATATCTGGGTTCTACCACTGTTATACAGTTGGATGACCCGGTTATTAACAGCATATTTAAAGACACAGTACCAAAAACGGAAAACATGAAGCAAACACTGAAATCTATATTTGACTATGTTTCCTCGTTGAAATCCGTCCCGTTTAAAGGCGTAACCGATGCGGTAACTGCGGCGAAACTCGGTGAGGCGTCCTGTAATGGCAAAAGCAGGTTGTTTATCGCGTTAGCGCGTAAAGCTGGGATCCCTGCACGATTAGTTGGCGGCATAATTATGGAAAACGGAACAAAACGTACAAGCCATCAGTGGGTTGAAACATACATCAACGGATACTGGGTACCGTTTGACGCGTTAAACAACCATTTTGCTGAACTTCCGAAAAATTATCTTGTACTCTATCGCGGTGATGAGATGTTGTTCAAACATGATGCAAATATTAATTTCGGGTATTCCTACAAAATACGTGAACAGCTGTTATCACGTACAGATTTTGTTGCCGGGCTTGGAGAACAAAAGTTGAACGCGTATGACGTATGGGCTGCATTCACCCAGGTTGGTATACCAATCAGTTTATTGAAAATAATTATTATGCTGCCGCTGGGAGCGTTTATCATTGTAGTATTCCGTAATGTTATAGGATTCGAAACATTTGGTACATTTTTACCGGCACTAATCGCTGCAGCAAGCCGGGAAACCGGGTTTTTCTGGGGTATCTCAGGGTTTATACTGATAATATTTATTGTTAGTTTGGTACATCACCCGCTTGAAAAACTTGGGGTTTTGCATACGCCAAAGATGGGTATCCTGATGGTTTGCGTGGTAACCGCGATGTTTGCACTTACAGTACTTGGGGTAAAACTAAAGTTTTTTGCGTTGTCATACGTATCATTATTCCCTATCGCCGTACTTACAATCACAGCGGAACGTTTTGCAATCTTACAAATAGAAGAAGGTACAAAAAAAGCGTTTAAAATTATGGGTATGACGGTGATAGTTGTCTGGTTTTGCTATCTCGCGATGAATTCATTAGCAATGGAATCGTTATTTCTTTCATTTCCTGAACTATTATTATGGATGGTAGTTCTCAACCTCTGGTTAGGCCGGTGGGTGGGGATACGGTTAAGTGAAGTCAAACGGTTCAGATGGTTGGTAGAAAAATGA